CGGGCCGAGGCGGAAAAAATGCTCGCGGAACAGCGCAAGCAGCGCGAAGCGCTTAGCGAGAAGCTCGAGGGCGTCGAGGTGCATCTCACGCGATCCTGCAACGATCAGGGCATCCTGTACGGGGCGATCTCGCAGCAGGACATCTCGGGCGAGCTCAACAAGATGGGGCACGCGGTCAAGCCGCGCGACGTCCGGCTCACGCAGTCGATCAAGCGCATCGACAGCTACGACGTTCACATCAAACTCGACAGCGATCTGGACGCAACCATCAAGCTCTGGGTTGTGTCGGATCGCCCGCTCGACCTGAAGAAAGACCAGCCCAGCGAGGCCGCAGCATCGGCGCACGCGACGCCGGCCGACGCCGCGGCGGTCGAATCCAAGCCCGAAGGAAAGAAGAAGGGCAAGAAGGACGAAGCCGGCGACGACGCCAAGGCCGAAAAGCCCAAGACCGGATTCGGGAGCAGCGAGAAGGCGCCGAAAGCGGAGGCTGCCAAGCCCGCCAAGGTCGAAGCGAAAGAAGGAAAGAAGGCCGCGAAGGCCAAGTAAGCCGGGGGTTCAAACAGTTTGTGCAATGAAAAGGCCCCCGGCATCGGGGGCCTTTTTTTCACATCAGGTTTTCAACGCGACTCTTAGCGCTGCTCAATATCCATTTTGACCGGCGGAATGAACTTGGCGATCAGCTTATTGCCGACTCCCCAGCCGACGATTTCGGTTCCCTTGCTTGGTGCGAAGATGAGCTTGAGTTTCTGATCCGGGCGGCTGCGAGAAACGCTGGGCAAGTCGCCCGACACCGACTGGATTGGCTCACCGATGATGTAGCGGATTCGCACTTCCTGCGGATCCTGATAAACGAATCCAACCGCGTCGTAGCGGATGCCATTGGAATCAATCACGAACGGCGACGCGGGAACCGAAGTGTCGATCGCTGCCTCGCGCGCCGCAGAGCCGGTCAACCCTGCCTCGCCCCGCTCGTATCCCGCGTCAACCATGAGAAGCGCGACCTGATCGGGCGGTGCGAATCGATCGACGCGGAGGTTCTGATCCACGCCTCGGTTCTGCGTGTCCTTCGGTGAGAGCAAAGTTGTGCCGCTGACGATTCGTCCGTTTGTGACCGTGATGCTCGATCCGAGGGTGCCATCCTGCAGAACCAGCCCGATCTGATTGGTCGGAGAAACGCCGGTGGAATTCGGGTCGGTCCCTCCCAGAGTGACAGTGACCGCTTTGCTCTCATCCAGAGGCTTCTGAGACTTGCCCGAAGTGAGCTGGCCGGCGGCGATCAGCGAATCGCGCTTCTGGCGGCTTTCGAATTCCACAGGCTTGAGCTTCTCGTCGGCAGGATCGAAGCGCACGCGCGTTCCCTTCACGACGATCGCAATCGGGGTCTGGTCCGCGGGCACCATGAATTCAAAGGCCCAGTTCGATTCCGAATCACCCCCGAGCGAGGCGAGGAATGTCCCCTTTGCGTCGTATCGGAAGCGTGCGATGGCGGTTTTGCCCGCTTCGGCCTTGCTGACCACGGCATTAGGAAACACAAAGTGCGTCTCGCCCGCGCTGTCCTCGGTCAGAAGATAAACCTGCCCGTTGCCGATGATGACCTGTCCGCTGGTTCGCTCCTTGGCTCCCGCGCGGAACTTGACGATCACACCGTGCAGCTTCGCATCTTTGCCTGGGGCTTCGCCGTTAAACAGTTTGACACCTTGGGGTGTGCGATCGAAGCCGTCAGCCCGCAGGTCGTTGGCGTCTCCCTGTGGGGCCGCTCCAGTCTTGGGCGATGCTTCGGGCGCCTTCAACTTCGCCGGATCGAGCACGTACCGGCCGATGATGTCGAAGTCTTTCCGCTCGAGCGAAGTTCGCGCCGTTCCGTCCAGGTAACTCGCGCGCGCGCTCGCTTCAAAGACCGCCGGATCCGGATTCCAAACCGCCAGCGG
The DNA window shown above is from Phycisphaeraceae bacterium and carries:
- the rplI gene encoding 50S ribosomal protein L9; this translates as MNKNVKLLLTDNVEALGIVGDVVNVRTGYARNFLLPRNLATQPSEEKIKALSAKRAEAEKMLAEQRKQREALSEKLEGVEVHLTRSCNDQGILYGAISQQDISGELNKMGHAVKPRDVRLTQSIKRIDSYDVHIKLDSDLDATIKLWVVSDRPLDLKKDQPSEAAASAHATPADAAAVESKPEGKKKGKKDEAGDDAKAEKPKTGFGSSEKAPKAEAAKPAKVEAKEGKKAAKAK
- a CDS encoding CvpA family protein yields the protein MIMNVLAIAILGGVAYAWGARGGFSSLLNCMCVVFAGAIAFGLWEPIATWLIGSAGTRGMSSLLADIAWGAGLAIPFFLALLVFRAVTDSLIRKNLKFSPTSDWIVGSLFGVVSGVIVSGICVLTLSGMRIGSSAWGYEAISSDAAGNVQRGSSLWVPTDRLTSGLYSRLSRGSFSSPEPLAVWNPDPAVFEASARASYLDGTARTSLERKDFDIIGRYVLDPAKLKAPEASPKTGAAPQGDANDLRADGFDRTPQGVKLFNGEAPGKDAKLHGVIVKFRAGAKERTSGQVIIGNGQVYLLTEDSAGETHFVFPNAVVSKAEAGKTAIARFRYDAKGTFLASLGGDSESNWAFEFMVPADQTPIAIVVKGTRVRFDPADEKLKPVEFESRQKRDSLIAAGQLTSGKSQKPLDESKAVTVTLGGTDPNSTGVSPTNQIGLVLQDGTLGSSITVTNGRIVSGTTLLSPKDTQNRGVDQNLRVDRFAPPDQVALLMVDAGYERGEAGLTGSAAREAAIDTSVPASPFVIDSNGIRYDAVGFVYQDPQEVRIRYIIGEPIQSVSGDLPSVSRSRPDQKLKLIFAPSKGTEIVGWGVGNKLIAKFIPPVKMDIEQR